A window of Selenomonas ruminantium subsp. lactilytica TAM6421 contains these coding sequences:
- a CDS encoding PAS domain-containing protein: MVKTIDFERMAAELVKAEPEVGRILAELGLGNMVSPEALKVMGNIMTIPRAAAMKGVELGKVVEALKAAGFSVMNVPAAEAVSPCKVTGHFDVAVDLPAGHPIQLMRAENAGMEHVLDILQAQCEKASPEAEVVIPALQAFNGVRSHYAKKEELLMAQLYKYGVTGPSQVMWNEDDEIKKEVGVLTRAVMEDRDNVLIYKGRIAAVANRARGMIAKEEKILFPLCLRFYTQEEWLCIYRDFPEMGMVFVEQPAKWQEGETWIAAELAKVKEQEILDGKIQLPTGELTVKQLSGIFSLLPLDLTFIDAEEKLRFFINEGRVFPRPLAALGRDVAECHPPQIVPVVRNLVADFKAKKRSSLEVARYIMGKPIMVKYMAVYDDDGEYIGTLEAVQDCSHILEKFNRK; this comes from the coding sequence ATGGTGAAAACGATAGATTTCGAGCGAATGGCAGCGGAGCTGGTGAAGGCTGAGCCAGAGGTGGGCCGGATATTGGCCGAGCTGGGGCTGGGTAATATGGTCAGTCCGGAGGCCCTTAAGGTGATGGGCAATATCATGACCATTCCTCGGGCGGCGGCGATGAAGGGCGTAGAGCTGGGCAAAGTGGTGGAGGCCTTGAAGGCGGCAGGTTTTTCTGTGATGAATGTGCCAGCCGCAGAGGCGGTATCTCCCTGCAAGGTTACCGGTCATTTCGATGTGGCCGTTGATCTGCCGGCAGGTCATCCCATCCAGCTCATGCGGGCAGAGAATGCCGGCATGGAACATGTTTTGGATATTTTGCAGGCACAGTGCGAAAAAGCTTCGCCAGAGGCTGAAGTTGTCATTCCTGCCCTGCAGGCGTTCAATGGCGTGCGTTCCCACTATGCGAAAAAAGAAGAACTGTTGATGGCCCAGCTGTATAAATACGGTGTGACAGGTCCCTCCCAGGTTATGTGGAATGAGGACGATGAAATCAAGAAGGAAGTGGGAGTCCTCACCCGGGCAGTTATGGAAGACAGGGATAATGTCCTGATTTATAAAGGCCGCATTGCCGCGGTGGCCAATCGTGCTCGCGGGATGATTGCCAAGGAAGAAAAAATCTTGTTCCCCTTATGCCTGCGTTTTTATACGCAAGAAGAGTGGCTTTGCATCTATCGTGATTTCCCTGAAATGGGCATGGTCTTTGTGGAGCAGCCAGCTAAATGGCAGGAAGGCGAAACATGGATTGCGGCTGAATTGGCGAAGGTCAAGGAACAGGAGATCCTGGATGGTAAAATCCAGCTGCCTACGGGAGAACTGACGGTCAAGCAGTTAAGCGGCATTTTTTCATTGCTGCCATTGGATCTGACTTTTATCGATGCGGAGGAAAAACTGCGTTTCTTTATCAACGAAGGACGGGTATTTCCCAGACCGTTGGCGGCCTTGGGCCGGGATGTGGCGGAGTGTCATCCGCCACAGATCGTGCCGGTGGTGCGCAACCTCGTGGCGGATTTCAAGGCAAAGAAGCGCAGCTCGTTGGAAGTGGCGCGCTATATCATGGGCAAGCCCATTATGGTCAAATATATGGCGGTCTATGATGATGACGGCGAATATATCGGTACCTTGGAGGCTGTGCAGGATTGCAGCCATATCCTGGAAAAATTCAACAGGAAATGA
- the hrcA gene encoding heat-inducible transcriptional repressor HrcA, with amino-acid sequence MPDKLYELDERKQRVLKAVIDDYIESAEPVGSRTLARKYDLGVSPATIRNEMADLEMLGYLQHLHTSSGRVPSSKGYRFYVDGLIPPKPVSAEEKALIDRWYKTRVKRIDQVFEETAKLISAVTKNVSLVLAPQMNQAQFRCLQFLPLDSRRVITVLMTDAGFIENKIIEMPEGAEFEDFQRMAAVINKNLAGHTLKTIEHHSLAEIRDEIRDEGLYESALSIIQRALDTGKQERLYLGGTTKMLEQPEYHDVEKVKHMLMTLEEEELMKDILRAHIGDGLEVTIGQENEDSHFKDSSIITATYHLDGELLGTIAVLGPTRMEYAKAMSLLEYMNNNLTQVIKRFHW; translated from the coding sequence ATGCCAGATAAGCTTTACGAGCTGGATGAGCGCAAGCAACGGGTGCTCAAGGCTGTAATCGATGATTACATCGAATCGGCAGAGCCTGTTGGTTCCCGCACATTGGCCCGTAAGTATGATTTAGGCGTCAGCCCTGCCACCATACGCAATGAGATGGCGGATCTGGAAATGCTGGGGTATCTGCAGCATTTGCATACATCCTCCGGGCGGGTTCCCTCATCCAAGGGGTATCGGTTCTATGTGGATGGATTGATACCGCCCAAGCCGGTCAGCGCTGAAGAGAAAGCTTTGATTGACCGTTGGTATAAGACCAGGGTCAAGCGCATCGATCAGGTCTTTGAGGAAACGGCGAAGCTCATCTCGGCGGTGACGAAGAATGTTTCGTTGGTATTGGCGCCGCAGATGAATCAGGCGCAGTTCCGTTGCCTGCAGTTTCTGCCGCTGGACAGCCGGCGGGTTATCACAGTGCTGATGACCGATGCAGGCTTTATCGAGAACAAGATCATCGAGATGCCGGAGGGCGCGGAGTTTGAGGACTTCCAGCGCATGGCGGCGGTGATCAACAAGAATCTGGCGGGGCATACGCTGAAGACCATCGAACATCATTCGCTGGCAGAGATCCGGGACGAGATCCGGGATGAAGGCCTCTATGAATCGGCACTTTCCATCATTCAGCGGGCTTTGGACACCGGCAAGCAGGAACGCCTTTATCTGGGCGGTACCACGAAGATGCTGGAACAGCCGGAGTACCACGATGTGGAAAAGGTCAAGCATATGCTGATGACCCTGGAGGAAGAGGAACTCATGAAGGACATCCTCCGGGCCCATATCGGTGACGGTTTGGAAGTCACCATCGGGCAGGAGAATGAGGATAGCCACTTCAAGGACAGCAGCATCATCACCGCCACTTATCATCTGGATGGGGAGCTTCTGGGCACCATTGCGGTGCTGGGGCCCACCCGCATGGAGTACGCCAAGGCCATGAGTCTTTTGGAGTACATGAACAATAATCTGACACAGGTTATCAAACGCTTTCACTGGTAG
- the dnaK gene encoding molecular chaperone DnaK encodes MSKVIGIDLGTTNSVVSVMEGGEPTVITNPEGSRITPSVVGFTKDGQRLVGQLAKRQAVSNPDRTIASIKRHMGENDYKVSVDGKDYTPQEISAMVLQKLKADAEAYLGETVSQAVITVPAYFNDSQRQATKDAGKIAGLEVLRIINEPTAAALAYGLDKDEDETVLVFDLGGGTFDVSILELSSGTFEVLATNGDTYLGGDDFDQKVMDWMVDEFKKENNIDLSQDKMAAQRLKEAAEKAKIELSSMTQTNINLPFITADATGPKHLDLTLSRAKFDELTRDLVERTMEPTRKAMADADLSGSDISKVILVGGSSRIPAVQEAIRQFLAKEPSKGVNPDECVSVGAAIQGGVLVGEVKDVLLLDVTPLSLGIETLGGVCTKIIERNTTIPTHKSQVFSTAADNQPSVDIHVLQGEREMAAGNKTLGRFELSDIPPAPRGVPKIEVSFDIDANGIVHVSAKDLGTGKEQKITIQSDGGMTKEDIDRMVKEAEAHAAEDKKQKEAVEVKNQGESLAYQAEKTLKDLGDKADKTQAASVQAGIDKLKEALKGSDTEAIKKATEELQKPLYEMSAAAYQQAQAAGQGAAGADAAGANAGAQQQTKADDDVVDAEYTEVKDDKK; translated from the coding sequence ATGTCAAAAGTTATTGGTATTGACTTAGGTACGACGAACTCCGTTGTATCCGTTATGGAAGGCGGCGAGCCTACCGTTATCACCAACCCGGAAGGCAGCCGTATCACCCCGTCTGTTGTTGGTTTCACGAAAGATGGTCAGCGTCTCGTCGGCCAGCTGGCAAAGCGTCAGGCTGTGTCCAATCCGGACCGCACGATTGCTTCCATCAAACGCCATATGGGCGAGAATGACTACAAAGTCAGCGTTGATGGCAAGGATTACACGCCGCAGGAAATCTCCGCTATGGTTCTGCAGAAGCTCAAGGCTGATGCTGAAGCATATCTCGGTGAAACTGTAAGCCAGGCTGTTATCACGGTTCCGGCTTACTTCAACGACAGCCAGCGTCAGGCTACGAAAGACGCTGGTAAGATTGCCGGCCTCGAAGTCCTGCGTATCATCAACGAGCCGACGGCTGCTGCTCTGGCTTACGGCCTCGACAAGGACGAAGACGAAACGGTTCTCGTATTCGACCTGGGCGGCGGTACCTTCGATGTATCCATCCTCGAGCTTTCCAGTGGTACGTTTGAAGTTCTGGCCACCAATGGTGATACTTACCTCGGCGGTGACGACTTCGACCAGAAGGTTATGGACTGGATGGTTGACGAATTCAAGAAGGAAAACAACATCGACCTGTCTCAGGACAAGATGGCTGCTCAGCGCCTGAAGGAAGCTGCTGAAAAGGCTAAGATCGAGCTTTCCAGCATGACCCAGACCAACATCAACCTGCCCTTCATCACGGCTGATGCTACGGGCCCGAAACACCTCGACCTGACGCTGTCCCGCGCTAAGTTCGATGAACTGACCCGTGATCTTGTAGAACGCACGATGGAACCGACCCGCAAGGCTATGGCTGATGCTGACCTGTCCGGCAGCGACATCAGCAAGGTAATCCTCGTCGGTGGTTCTTCCCGTATCCCGGCTGTGCAGGAAGCTATCCGTCAGTTCCTCGCCAAAGAACCCTCCAAGGGTGTTAACCCGGATGAATGCGTATCCGTTGGTGCTGCTATCCAGGGCGGCGTTCTGGTCGGCGAAGTCAAGGACGTACTGCTCCTCGACGTTACGCCGCTGTCCCTGGGTATCGAAACCCTCGGCGGTGTCTGCACGAAGATCATCGAGCGCAACACGACGATCCCGACGCACAAGAGCCAGGTATTCTCCACGGCTGCAGACAACCAGCCTTCTGTTGACATCCATGTCCTGCAGGGCGAACGCGAAATGGCTGCCGGCAACAAGACACTGGGCCGTTTCGAACTCTCCGATATTCCTCCCGCACCGCGTGGGGTTCCTAAGATCGAAGTTTCCTTCGATATCGATGCCAACGGTATCGTGCATGTATCCGCTAAAGACCTGGGCACGGGCAAGGAACAGAAGATCACGATTCAGTCCGATGGCGGCATGACCAAGGAAGACATCGACCGCATGGTTAAGGAAGCCGAAGCGCATGCAGCTGAGGATAAGAAGCAGAAGGAAGCTGTTGAAGTCAAGAATCAGGGCGAAAGCCTCGCATATCAGGCTGAAAAGACGCTGAAAGACCTCGGCGACAAGGCTGACAAGACGCAGGCAGCGAGCGTTCAGGCTGGCATCGACAAGTTGAAAGAAGCCCTCAAGGGCAGCGATACCGAAGCCATCAAGAAGGCTACGGAAGAACTGCAGAAGCCGCTCTATGAAATGAGCGCAGCTGCTTATCAGCAGGCTCAGGCCGCTGGCCAGGGCGCAGCTGGTGCTGATGCTGCCGGCGCTAATGCTGGTGCACAGCAGCAGACCAAGGCTGACGATGATGTCGTAGATGCTGAATATACGGAAGTCAAAGACGATAAGAAGTAA
- a CDS encoding TrkH family potassium uptake protein: protein MVDNLQEATAFKAQQKFRLKPTQTILLSFVLMISIGTVLLMLPVSTTNRVGLPFMDALFVSTSASCVTGLTVVDVQNDLSFFGKCVLLLLIQVGGLGIMTLATMVAHAMGYRFPLKQSIIVQESLSQSGRAGLFALIRRMIFYTFMVEGFFALLLTVHFYPEFGVDAIGYGIFHAVSAFCNAGFDLFGNYDSLCKRADDFVLLAGIGLPIILGGIGFTVIYDVLHCRSWRQYSLHTKIVLISNLFLLTVGTLLIWALEANNGGTLADVPVAGQLAQSAFMSVSCRTAGFNTFDLAKATQITQLIMIILMFVGASPLSTGGGIKSTTMFVIVRSVWAVFRGESELVVFGRTITKDLRDQAFATFTVGTIWVVSMGMLLSVLDGEVHDLEEVIFETVSAFGTVGMGIGITLSWNDWGKGLLALTMLLGRVGIMSFMLSFIKQKQSAVIKYPKEEVMLG, encoded by the coding sequence ATGGTTGACAATCTGCAGGAGGCCACGGCATTTAAGGCCCAGCAGAAATTTCGGTTGAAACCTACCCAGACGATTTTGCTTAGTTTTGTCTTAATGATCAGCATAGGGACAGTTTTGTTGATGCTGCCGGTCAGTACCACGAATCGTGTTGGTTTGCCTTTTATGGATGCGTTGTTTGTGTCCACCTCGGCTTCCTGTGTTACGGGGCTGACGGTGGTGGATGTGCAGAATGATCTGAGTTTCTTTGGGAAATGCGTGCTGCTATTGCTGATTCAGGTGGGGGGCCTGGGCATCATGACCTTGGCTACCATGGTGGCCCATGCTATGGGGTACAGGTTCCCGCTGAAGCAGAGCATTATCGTGCAGGAGTCGCTGAGCCAAAGCGGCCGCGCCGGCCTCTTTGCCCTGATTCGCCGGATGATTTTCTATACGTTCATGGTGGAGGGCTTCTTTGCCTTGCTGCTGACGGTGCATTTTTATCCCGAATTCGGTGTGGATGCCATTGGCTATGGGATCTTTCATGCGGTATCGGCGTTCTGCAATGCGGGCTTTGATCTATTTGGCAATTATGACAGCCTGTGCAAGCGGGCTGACGATTTCGTCCTGTTGGCCGGAATCGGCCTGCCGATCATTTTAGGCGGCATTGGCTTCACGGTGATATATGATGTGCTCCATTGCCGCAGCTGGCGGCAGTATTCCCTGCATACGAAAATCGTATTGATCAGCAATCTTTTCCTGCTTACAGTGGGTACGCTGCTGATCTGGGCGCTGGAAGCAAATAATGGAGGGACGCTGGCAGATGTACCCGTGGCGGGACAGCTGGCCCAGTCGGCTTTTATGTCGGTGTCCTGCCGGACGGCGGGGTTCAATACCTTTGATTTGGCCAAGGCGACACAGATTACCCAGCTCATCATGATCATCCTGATGTTTGTGGGTGCTTCGCCCTTGTCTACGGGCGGCGGCATCAAGAGCACGACCATGTTTGTGATCGTGCGCTCGGTTTGGGCGGTGTTCCGCGGGGAAAGCGAGCTGGTTGTCTTTGGCCGTACCATTACCAAGGATTTGCGGGATCAGGCCTTTGCGACCTTTACCGTGGGTACGATCTGGGTGGTGTCCATGGGGATGCTCCTCTCGGTGCTGGACGGGGAAGTCCACGATCTGGAAGAGGTCATTTTTGAAACCGTGTCGGCTTTTGGTACGGTGGGCATGGGCATAGGCATTACCCTGAGTTGGAACGACTGGGGCAAAGGCCTGCTGGCGCTGACCATGCTGCTGGGCAGGGTGGGCATCATGTCCTTTATGCTGTCCTTTATCAAGCAGAAGCAGTCGGCGGTTATCAAATATCCGAAAGAAGAAGTCATGCTTGGTTAA
- a CDS encoding potassium channel family protein, giving the protein MQKKKQFAVLGLGRFGVSAAMTLEKMGYEVLAADMDTNLVSSLAENLSQVVSFDMRDARAMDQAGIGSFDTVIIATKNLEASLMAAMLCKERHVPEIVVNAFDDRHAEMARRLGATKIIFSDRDMARRTVMHLVSPNAVDYIDLAGSIKIVNVTTPPRLVGKNLVEADLRRHYNLVVVAIRHAGQMIVTPSPDYRFAAGDNLFIIGKESSFVEFERDF; this is encoded by the coding sequence ATGCAGAAAAAGAAACAATTTGCTGTTTTAGGGCTGGGGCGTTTCGGCGTCAGTGCAGCCATGACCTTGGAAAAGATGGGATATGAGGTGCTGGCCGCGGATATGGACACGAATCTGGTGTCCTCCCTGGCGGAGAACCTGTCCCAGGTGGTAAGTTTTGATATGCGGGATGCCCGGGCAATGGACCAGGCGGGCATTGGCAGTTTCGATACGGTGATCATCGCCACCAAGAATCTGGAAGCCAGCCTGATGGCGGCGATGCTTTGCAAGGAACGCCATGTTCCGGAAATCGTGGTCAATGCCTTTGATGACCGCCATGCAGAGATGGCCCGGCGTTTAGGCGCCACGAAGATCATCTTTTCCGATCGGGATATGGCCCGGCGTACGGTTATGCATCTGGTATCGCCCAATGCGGTGGATTATATCGATCTGGCTGGCAGCATCAAGATTGTCAACGTCACGACGCCGCCGCGTCTGGTGGGGAAGAATCTGGTGGAGGCCGACCTGCGCAGGCATTATAATCTGGTGGTGGTGGCCATCCGCCATGCAGGGCAGATGATTGTCACTCCGTCGCCGGATTATCGTTTCGCGGCAGGGGACAATCTCTTCATCATTGGCAAAGAGTCATCCTTTGTGGAGTTTGAACGGGATTTTTGA
- the grpE gene encoding nucleotide exchange factor GrpE, with protein sequence MKDELKKKDEQKLEEMQQEINAAGEDEADEAEEAASESAESENEENQEEQDENAAKVEKLTADLKEKEERVLRLQADFENFRRRTGKEKEELSAVVTQGILKDMLPLLDNFERAMAAEAKDGEAFQKGVEMIFTQFTEILKKNGLEHIEVEGQKFDPNFHQAVMRVQNADLEDDDIAQELQKGYMVKGRVIRPSMVQVVAN encoded by the coding sequence ATGAAAGATGAATTAAAGAAGAAGGATGAGCAAAAGCTGGAGGAAATGCAGCAGGAAATCAATGCTGCAGGTGAAGACGAGGCCGATGAGGCTGAGGAAGCAGCCAGCGAAAGCGCAGAAAGCGAAAATGAAGAAAATCAGGAAGAACAGGATGAAAATGCCGCGAAAGTAGAAAAGCTGACGGCAGACCTCAAGGAGAAGGAAGAACGTGTCCTGCGCCTGCAGGCGGATTTTGAAAACTTCCGCCGCCGCACAGGCAAGGAGAAGGAAGAGCTCTCCGCTGTGGTTACCCAGGGAATCCTGAAAGATATGCTGCCACTTCTCGACAACTTCGAGCGGGCTATGGCCGCTGAAGCCAAAGACGGTGAGGCTTTCCAGAAGGGCGTGGAAATGATTTTCACCCAGTTCACGGAAATCCTCAAGAAGAACGGTCTGGAACATATCGAAGTAGAAGGTCAGAAATTTGATCCGAACTTCCATCAGGCCGTCATGCGGGTACAGAATGCAGATCTGGAAGACGATGACATCGCCCAGGAACTGCAGAAGGGCTACATGGTCAAAGGCCGTGTGATCCGCCCGAGCATGGTGCAGGTTGTGGCTAATTAA